A single genomic interval of Streptomyces sp. NBC_00663 harbors:
- a CDS encoding phage holin family protein — protein sequence MYKRRRALGAYLGVVLAAVLLPGIRPIDDNVAWAALLPGIVFLVVNQLISSYPSSIRTAPPIALLILAAVGIVQDTLIWLLVSWIGSQTGSLHVDGFLAALLGGVVVRLTVLALMAIGPQPTPEAAA from the coding sequence ATGTACAAGCGAAGACGCGCCCTCGGCGCCTACCTCGGCGTGGTTCTCGCCGCCGTCCTGCTGCCCGGCATACGGCCGATCGACGACAACGTGGCCTGGGCGGCGCTGCTGCCCGGCATCGTGTTCCTCGTCGTGAACCAGCTGATCTCCAGCTATCCCAGCAGCATCCGCACCGCTCCCCCGATCGCCCTGCTGATCCTCGCCGCGGTCGGCATCGTCCAGGACACCCTCATCTGGCTGCTCGTCTCCTGGATCGGCTCGCAGACGGGAAGCCTCCATGTCGACGGCTTCCTCGCCGCGCTGCTCGGCGGAGTCGTCGTACGGCTCACCGTCCTCGCGCTCATGGCCATCGGCCCGCAGCCGACACCCGAAGCCGCCGCATAA
- the tuf gene encoding elongation factor Tu, producing MAKAKFERTKPHVNIGTIGHIDHGKTTLTAAITKVLHDAYPDLNEASAFDQIDKAPEERQRGITISIAHVEYQTETRHYAHVDCPGHADYIKNMITGAAQMDGAILVVAATDGPMPQTKEHVLLARQVGVPYIVVALNKADMVDDEEILELVELEVRELLSEYEFPGDDLPVVKVSALKALEGDKEWGESVLNLMAAVDESIPTPERDVDKPFLMPVEDVFTITGRGTVVTGRIERGVLKVNETVDIIGIKQEKTTTTVTGIEMFRKLLDEGQAGENVGLLLRGIKREDVERGQVIIKPGSVTPHTEFEAQAYILSKDEGGRHTPFFNNYRPQFYFRTTDVTGVVTLPEGTEMVMPGDNTEMKVELIQPVAMEEGLKFAIREGGRTVGAGQVTKINK from the coding sequence GTGGCGAAGGCGAAGTTCGAGCGGACTAAGCCCCACGTCAACATCGGCACCATCGGTCACATCGACCACGGTAAGACGACCCTCACGGCCGCCATTACCAAGGTGCTGCACGACGCGTACCCCGACCTGAACGAGGCCTCGGCCTTCGACCAGATCGACAAGGCTCCTGAGGAGCGCCAGCGCGGTATCACGATCTCCATCGCGCACGTCGAGTACCAGACGGAGACGCGTCACTACGCCCACGTCGACTGCCCCGGTCACGCGGACTACATCAAGAACATGATCACGGGTGCGGCGCAGATGGACGGCGCCATCCTCGTTGTCGCCGCGACGGACGGCCCGATGCCGCAGACCAAGGAGCACGTGCTCCTGGCCCGCCAGGTCGGCGTTCCGTACATCGTCGTCGCCCTGAACAAGGCCGACATGGTGGACGACGAGGAGATCCTGGAGCTCGTCGAGCTCGAGGTCCGTGAGCTCCTCTCCGAGTACGAGTTCCCGGGCGACGACCTGCCGGTCGTCAAGGTCTCGGCGCTCAAGGCGCTCGAGGGCGACAAGGAGTGGGGCGAGTCCGTCCTCAACCTGATGGCCGCCGTCGACGAGTCGATCCCGACCCCCGAGCGTGACGTCGACAAGCCGTTCCTCATGCCCGTCGAGGACGTCTTCACGATCACCGGTCGCGGTACGGTCGTCACCGGCCGTATCGAGCGTGGTGTCCTGAAGGTCAACGAGACCGTTGACATCATCGGCATCAAGCAGGAGAAGACCACCACCACGGTCACCGGCATCGAGATGTTCCGCAAGCTGCTCGACGAGGGCCAGGCCGGTGAGAACGTCGGTCTGCTCCTCCGTGGCATCAAGCGCGAGGATGTCGAGCGCGGCCAGGTCATCATCAAGCCCGGGTCGGTCACGCCGCACACCGAGTTCGAGGCCCAGGCCTACATCCTGTCCAAGGACGAGGGTGGCCGCCACACGCCGTTCTTCAACAACTACCGTCCGCAGTTCTACTTCCGTACGACGGACGTGACCGGCGTGGTGACCCTCCCCGAGGGCACCGAGATGGTCATGCCGGGTGACAACACCGAGATGAAGGTGGAGCTCATCCAGCCCGTCGCCATGGAAGAGGGCCTGAAGTTCGCCATCCGTGAGGGTGGCCGGACCGTGGGCGCCGGCCAGGTCACCAAGATCAACAAGTAA
- the fusA gene encoding elongation factor G, whose amino-acid sequence MATTSLDLAKVRNIGIMAHIDAGKTTTTERILFYTGVSYKIGEVHDGAATMDWMEQEQERGITITSAATTCHWPLEDNDYTINIIDTPGHVDFTVEVERSLRVLDGAVTVFDGVAGVEPQSETVWRQADRYGVPRICFVNKLDRTGAEFHRCVDMIKDRLGAQPLVMQLPIGAEMDFKGVVDLVRMKALVWSAEAAKGEMYDVVDIPATHTEAAEEYRGKLIEGVAENDEEIMELYLEGVEPTEEQLYAAIRRITIASGKSKDVTVTPVFCGTAFKNKGVQPLLDAVVRYLPTPLDVEAIEGHDVKDPEVVIKRKPSDEEPLSALAFKIMSDPHLGKLTFVRIYSGRLESGTAVLNSVKGKKERIGKIYRMHANKREEIESVGAGDIVAVMGLKQTTTGETLSDDKQPVILESMDFPAPVIQVAIEPKSKGDQEKLGVAIQRLAEEDPSFQVHSDEETGQTIIGGMGELHLEVLVDRMRREFKVEANVGKPQVAYRETIRKAVERVDYTHKKQTGGTGQFAKVQIAIEPIEGGDASYEFVNKVTGGRIPKEYIPSVDAGAQEAMQFGILAGYEMTGVRVTLLDGAYHEVDSSELAFKIAGSQAFKEAARKASPVLLEPMMAVEVTTPEDYMGEVIGDINSRRGQIQAMEERAGARVVKGLVPLSEMFGYVGDLRSKTSGRASYSMQFDSYAEVPRNVAEEIIAKAKGE is encoded by the coding sequence ATGGCTACCACTTCACTTGACCTGGCCAAGGTCCGCAACATCGGGATCATGGCCCACATCGACGCGGGCAAGACGACCACCACCGAGCGGATCCTCTTCTACACCGGCGTCAGCTACAAGATCGGTGAGGTCCACGACGGCGCCGCCACCATGGACTGGATGGAGCAGGAGCAGGAGCGTGGCATCACGATCACCTCTGCTGCCACCACCTGTCACTGGCCGCTCGAGGACAACGACTACACGATCAACATCATCGACACCCCGGGTCACGTGGACTTCACGGTCGAGGTGGAGCGTTCGCTCCGCGTCCTCGACGGTGCCGTCACCGTGTTCGACGGTGTCGCGGGTGTGGAGCCGCAGTCCGAGACGGTGTGGCGTCAGGCCGACCGTTACGGCGTGCCGCGTATCTGCTTCGTGAACAAGCTTGACCGTACCGGCGCGGAGTTCCACCGCTGCGTCGACATGATCAAGGACCGTCTCGGTGCGCAGCCGCTCGTCATGCAGCTGCCCATCGGTGCCGAGATGGACTTCAAGGGCGTTGTGGACCTGGTCCGCATGAAGGCGCTCGTGTGGTCCGCCGAGGCCGCCAAGGGCGAGATGTACGACGTCGTCGACATCCCGGCCACGCACACCGAGGCTGCCGAGGAGTACCGCGGCAAGCTCATCGAGGGCGTCGCCGAGAACGACGAAGAGATCATGGAGCTGTACCTGGAGGGCGTCGAGCCCACCGAGGAGCAGCTGTACGCCGCGATCCGTCGTATCACCATCGCGTCCGGCAAGTCCAAGGACGTCACGGTCACCCCCGTGTTCTGTGGCACCGCGTTCAAGAACAAGGGCGTCCAGCCCCTGCTCGACGCGGTCGTGCGCTACCTGCCGACCCCGCTCGACGTCGAGGCCATCGAGGGCCACGACGTCAAGGACCCCGAGGTCGTCATCAAGCGCAAGCCGTCCGACGAGGAGCCCCTCTCGGCGCTGGCGTTCAAGATCATGAGCGACCCGCACCTCGGCAAGCTCACCTTCGTCCGGATCTACTCCGGTCGCCTGGAGTCCGGCACCGCCGTGCTGAACTCCGTCAAGGGCAAGAAGGAGCGCATCGGCAAGATCTACCGTATGCACGCGAACAAGCGTGAGGAGATCGAGTCGGTGGGCGCCGGCGACATCGTCGCCGTCATGGGCCTGAAGCAGACCACCACCGGTGAGACGCTGTCCGACGACAAGCAGCCGGTGATCCTGGAGTCCATGGACTTCCCGGCGCCGGTCATCCAGGTCGCCATCGAGCCCAAGTCGAAGGGCGACCAGGAGAAGCTGGGCGTCGCGATCCAGCGCCTCGCCGAGGAGGACCCGTCGTTCCAGGTCCACTCGGACGAGGAGACGGGCCAGACCATCATCGGTGGTATGGGCGAGCTGCACCTTGAGGTGCTGGTCGACCGTATGCGCCGTGAGTTCAAGGTCGAGGCCAACGTCGGCAAGCCGCAGGTGGCCTACCGCGAGACGATCCGCAAGGCCGTCGAGCGCGTCGACTACACGCACAAGAAGCAGACTGGTGGTACCGGCCAGTTCGCCAAGGTGCAGATCGCGATCGAGCCGATCGAGGGCGGCGACGCCTCGTACGAGTTCGTGAACAAGGTGACCGGTGGTCGTATCCCGAAGGAGTACATCCCTTCGGTCGACGCCGGTGCGCAGGAGGCCATGCAGTTCGGCATCCTCGCCGGGTACGAGATGACGGGCGTCCGCGTCACGCTTCTCGACGGTGCCTACCACGAGGTCGACTCGTCCGAGCTCGCGTTCAAGATCGCCGGTTCGCAGGCCTTCAAGGAGGCCGCGCGCAAGGCGTCCCCCGTGCTTCTCGAGCCGATGATGGCCGTCGAGGTCACCACGCCCGAGGACTACATGGGTGAGGTCATCGGCGACATCAACTCCCGCCGTGGTCAGATCCAGGCCATGGAGGAGCGGGCGGGTGCCCGCGTCGTGAAGGGCCTCGTGCCCCTTTCGGAGATGTTCGGCTACGTCGGCGACCTGCGCAGCAAGACGTCCGGCCGTGCGAGCTACTCCATGCAGTTCGACTCCTACGCCGAGGTTCCGCGGAACGTCGCCGAGGAGATCATCGCGAAGGCCAAGGGCGAGTAA
- the rpsG gene encoding 30S ribosomal protein S7, which yields MPRKGPAPKRPVIIDPVYGSPLVTSLINKVLLNGKRSTAERIVYGAMEGLREKTGNDPIITLKRALENIKPTLEVKSRRVGGATYQVPIEVKPGRANTLALRWLVGYSRARREKTMTERLLNELLDASNGLGAAVKKREDTHKMAESNKAFAHYRW from the coding sequence ATGCCTCGTAAGGGCCCCGCCCCGAAGCGCCCGGTCATCATCGACCCGGTCTACGGTTCTCCTCTTGTCACGTCGCTCATCAACAAGGTGCTGCTGAACGGCAAGCGCTCCACCGCCGAGCGCATCGTCTACGGCGCCATGGAGGGCCTCCGCGAGAAGACGGGCAACGACCCGATCATCACGCTGAAGCGCGCTCTGGAGAACATCAAGCCGACCCTCGAGGTCAAGTCCCGCCGTGTCGGTGGTGCGACGTACCAGGTCCCGATCGAGGTCAAGCCCGGTCGCGCCAACACGCTCGCGCTGCGCTGGCTGGTCGGTTACTCCCGCGCCCGTCGCGAGAAGACCATGACCGAGCGTCTGCTCAACGAGCTTCTCGACGCCTCCAACGGCCTCGGTGCCGCTGTGAAGAAGCGCGAGGACACCCACAAGATGGCCGAGTCCAACAAGGCCTTCGCGCACTACCGCTGGTAG
- the rpsL gene encoding 30S ribosomal protein S12: MPTIQQLVRKGRQDKVEKNKTPALEGSPQRRGVCTRVFTTTPKKPNSALRKVARVRLTSGIEVTAYIPGEGHNLQEHSIVLVRGGRVKDLPGVRYKIIRGSLDTQGVKNRKQARSRYGAKKEK; encoded by the coding sequence GTGCCTACGATCCAGCAGCTGGTCCGGAAGGGCCGGCAGGACAAGGTCGAGAAGAACAAGACGCCCGCACTCGAGGGTTCCCCTCAGCGCCGTGGCGTCTGCACGCGTGTGTTCACGACCACCCCGAAGAAGCCGAACTCGGCCCTGCGTAAGGTCGCGCGTGTGCGTCTGACCAGCGGGATCGAGGTCACTGCTTACATTCCGGGTGAGGGACACAACTTGCAGGAGCACTCCATCGTGCTCGTGCGTGGTGGCCGTGTGAAGGACCTGCCTGGTGTTCGCTACAAGATCATCCGTGGTTCGCTTGACACCCAGGGTGTCAAGAACCGCAAGCAGGCCCGCAGCCGCTACGGCGCCAAGAAGGAGAAGTAA
- a CDS encoding DUF1707 and DUF4190 domain-containing protein produces MTQPSWQPWQGSGVPQPWQGGQAPQQWQGGSSMLASHADRERAVDVLRAGFGEGRLEQVEFDQRIGQAYAARTVGELALLVADLPLGPLPHPAPVTPVPRTFQAAPRPRTNGKAVGAAVCGLLCLPTFGLMGLPAVVLGHAARSEMRRSGEAGDGLALTGLVLGWLSVGGWALVLTLLLIVGLAAG; encoded by the coding sequence ATGACTCAGCCGTCGTGGCAGCCGTGGCAGGGGAGCGGGGTCCCGCAGCCGTGGCAGGGTGGTCAGGCCCCGCAGCAGTGGCAGGGCGGGTCTTCCATGCTCGCGTCGCACGCGGACCGTGAGCGGGCCGTCGACGTGCTCCGGGCGGGGTTCGGAGAGGGGCGGCTGGAGCAGGTGGAGTTCGACCAGCGGATCGGGCAGGCCTACGCCGCGCGCACGGTGGGGGAGCTGGCCCTGCTGGTGGCCGATCTGCCGCTCGGGCCGCTGCCGCACCCGGCGCCGGTCACTCCGGTGCCGCGGACGTTCCAGGCGGCGCCCCGGCCGCGGACGAACGGCAAGGCGGTCGGGGCGGCGGTGTGCGGACTGCTCTGTCTGCCGACCTTCGGGCTGATGGGCCTTCCTGCCGTGGTGCTCGGGCATGCGGCGCGGTCGGAGATGCGGCGCTCCGGGGAGGCGGGGGACGGGCTGGCGCTGACCGGGCTTGTCCTCGGCTGGCTGTCCGTGGGCGGCTGGGCGCTCGTTCTGACGCTGTTGCTGATCGTGGGCCTCGCGGCCGGGTGA
- a CDS encoding DNA-directed RNA polymerase subunit beta': protein MLDVNFFDELRIGLATADDIRQWSHGEVKKPETINYRTLKPEKDGLFCEKIFGPTRDWECYCGKYKRVRFKGIICERCGVEVTRAKVRRERMGHIELAAPVTHIWYFKGVPSRLGYLLDLAPKDLEKVIYFAAYMITYVDEERRTRDLPSLEAHVSVERQQVENRRDADLEARAKKLESDLAELEAEGAKADVRRKVREGAEREMKQLRDRAQREIDRLDEVWTRFKNLKVQDLEGDELLYRELRDRFGTYFDGSMGAAALQKRLESFDLDEEAEKLREIIRTGKGQKKTRALKRLKVVSAFLQTSNSPKGMVLDCVPVIPPDLRPMVQLDGGRFATSDLNDLYRRVINRNNRLKRLLDLGAPEIIVNNEKRMLQEAVDALFDNGRRGRPVTGPGNRPLKSLSDMLKGKQGRFRQNLLGKRVDYSARSVIVVGPQLKLHQCGLPKAMALELFKPFVMKRLVDLNHAQNIKSAKRMVERGRTVVYDVLEEVIAEHPVLLNRAPTLHRLGIQAFEPQLVEGKAIQIHPLVCTAFNADFDGDQMAVHLPLSAEAQAEARILMLSSNNILKPADGRPVTMPTQDMVLGLFFLTTDGELRDTKGEGRSFGSTAEAIMAFDAGELALQSPVDIRFPVGTIPPRGWTPPVVEEGDPEYQAGDTFRLRTTLGRALFNELLPEDYPFVDYSVGKKQLSEIVNDLAERYPKVIVAATLDNLKAAGFFWATRSGVTVAISDVVVPEAKKEIVKGYEAQDEKVQKQYERGLITKEERTQELIAIWTKATNEVAEAMNANFPKTNPIFMMVDSGARGNMMQMRQIAGMRGLVSNAKNETIPRPIKASFREGLSVLEYFISTHGARKGLADTALRTADSGYLTRRLVDVSQDVIIREEDCGTERGLKLAIAEVGADGVLRKADNVETSVYARALAEDITVDGKVLAPANTDLGDVLIDELVKHGVSEVKTRSVLTCESAVGTCAMCYGRSLATGKLVDIGEAVGIIAAQSIGEPGTQLTMRTFHTGGVAGDDITQGLPRVVELFEARTPKGVAPISEASGRVRIEETEKTKKIVITPDDGSDETAFPISKRARLLVSEGEHVEVGQKLTVGATNPHDVLRILGQRAVQVHLVGEVQKVYNSQGVSIHDKHIEIIIRQMLRRVTIIESGDAELLPGELVERSKFETENRRVVQEGGHPASGRPQLMGITKASLATESWLSAASFQETTRVLTDAAINAKSDSLIGLKENVIIGKLIPAGTGLSRYRNIRVEPTEEAKAAMYSAVGYDDIDYSPFGTGSGQAVPLEDYDYGPYNQ, encoded by the coding sequence GTGCTCGACGTCAACTTCTTCGACGAGCTCCGGATCGGTCTGGCCACCGCTGACGACATCCGTCAGTGGAGCCACGGCGAGGTCAAGAAGCCCGAGACGATCAACTACCGCACGCTCAAGCCCGAAAAGGACGGACTCTTCTGCGAGAAGATCTTCGGTCCGACCCGGGACTGGGAGTGCTACTGCGGCAAGTACAAGCGTGTCCGCTTCAAGGGCATCATCTGTGAGCGCTGTGGCGTCGAGGTCACTCGCGCCAAGGTGCGCCGTGAGCGGATGGGCCACATCGAGCTGGCCGCTCCCGTCACGCACATCTGGTACTTCAAGGGTGTTCCGTCGCGCCTTGGCTACCTGCTCGACCTCGCCCCGAAGGACCTGGAGAAGGTCATCTACTTCGCGGCGTACATGATCACGTACGTCGACGAGGAGCGCCGCACCCGCGACCTGCCCTCCCTGGAGGCGCACGTCTCCGTGGAGCGTCAGCAGGTCGAGAACCGTCGCGACGCCGACCTGGAGGCCCGCGCCAAGAAGCTGGAAAGCGACCTGGCCGAGCTGGAGGCCGAGGGTGCCAAGGCCGACGTGCGCCGCAAGGTGCGCGAGGGTGCGGAGCGTGAGATGAAGCAGCTGCGCGACCGTGCGCAGCGCGAGATCGACCGTCTCGACGAGGTGTGGACCCGGTTCAAGAACCTCAAGGTCCAGGACCTTGAGGGCGACGAGCTGCTCTACCGCGAACTGCGCGACCGCTTCGGCACGTACTTCGACGGTTCGATGGGTGCCGCGGCGCTGCAGAAGCGCCTGGAGTCCTTCGACCTCGACGAGGAGGCCGAGAAGCTCCGCGAGATCATCCGTACCGGCAAGGGCCAGAAGAAGACCCGTGCGCTGAAGCGGCTGAAGGTCGTGTCTGCGTTCCTGCAGACCTCCAACAGCCCCAAGGGCATGGTCCTCGACTGCGTCCCGGTCATCCCGCCGGACCTTCGCCCGATGGTGCAGCTGGACGGTGGCCGCTTCGCGACCTCCGACCTGAACGACCTGTACCGCCGTGTGATCAACCGCAACAACCGTCTGAAGCGCCTGCTCGACCTGGGTGCTCCGGAGATCATCGTCAACAACGAGAAGCGCATGCTTCAGGAGGCTGTTGACGCCCTCTTCGACAACGGTCGTCGTGGTCGCCCGGTCACCGGTCCCGGTAACCGCCCGCTGAAGTCCCTCAGCGACATGCTGAAGGGCAAGCAGGGTCGATTCCGTCAGAACCTGCTCGGCAAGCGTGTGGACTACTCCGCGCGTTCCGTGATCGTCGTCGGTCCGCAGCTGAAGCTGCACCAGTGCGGTCTGCCGAAGGCGATGGCGCTGGAGCTCTTCAAGCCGTTCGTGATGAAGCGCCTGGTCGACCTGAACCACGCGCAGAACATCAAGAGCGCCAAGCGCATGGTGGAGCGCGGCCGCACGGTCGTGTACGACGTCCTCGAAGAGGTCATCGCCGAGCACCCGGTTCTCCTGAACCGTGCTCCCACCCTGCACCGCCTCGGCATCCAGGCCTTCGAGCCGCAGCTGGTCGAGGGCAAGGCCATCCAGATCCACCCGCTCGTCTGCACCGCGTTCAACGCGGACTTCGACGGTGACCAGATGGCCGTGCACCTGCCGCTCTCCGCGGAGGCGCAGGCCGAGGCCCGCATCCTGATGCTGTCCTCGAACAACATCCTGAAGCCGGCCGACGGTCGTCCCGTCACCATGCCGACCCAGGACATGGTTCTCGGTCTGTTCTTCCTCACCACCGACGGTGAGCTCCGTGACACCAAGGGCGAGGGCCGTTCGTTCGGTTCCACGGCCGAGGCGATCATGGCGTTCGACGCCGGTGAGCTGGCGCTCCAGTCGCCGGTCGACATCCGCTTCCCGGTGGGCACCATCCCGCCGCGTGGCTGGACGCCGCCGGTCGTCGAGGAGGGCGACCCGGAGTACCAGGCCGGTGACACCTTCCGGCTGCGTACGACCCTGGGCCGCGCGCTCTTCAACGAGCTGCTGCCCGAGGACTACCCGTTCGTCGACTACTCGGTGGGCAAGAAGCAGCTCTCCGAGATCGTCAACGACCTGGCCGAGCGCTACCCCAAGGTCATCGTGGCGGCGACGCTCGACAACCTGAAGGCGGCCGGCTTCTTCTGGGCGACCCGTTCCGGTGTCACCGTGGCCATCTCCGACGTCGTCGTTCCCGAGGCGAAGAAGGAGATCGTCAAGGGCTACGAGGCGCAGGACGAGAAGGTCCAGAAGCAGTACGAGCGCGGTCTGATCACCAAGGAAGAGCGCACGCAGGAGCTCATCGCGATCTGGACCAAGGCGACCAACGAGGTCGCCGAGGCGATGAACGCGAACTTCCCCAAGACGAACCCCATCTTCATGATGGTTGACTCGGGTGCCCGAGGAAACATGATGCAGATGCGGCAGATCGCCGGTATGCGTGGTCTGGTGTCGAACGCCAAGAACGAGACGATTCCGCGTCCCATCAAGGCGTCCTTCCGTGAGGGCCTGTCCGTGCTGGAGTACTTCATCTCCACCCACGGTGCCCGTAAGGGTCTGGCCGACACCGCCCTGCGTACCGCCGACTCGGGTTACCTGACCCGTCGTCTGGTGGACGTCTCGCAGGACGTCATCATCCGCGAGGAGGACTGCGGCACCGAGCGCGGTCTCAAGCTCGCGATCGCCGAGGTCGGCGCCGACGGCGTGCTGCGCAAGGCCGACAACGTCGAGACCAGCGTGTACGCCCGTGCGCTGGCCGAGGACATCACGGTCGACGGCAAGGTGCTGGCCCCGGCCAACACCGACCTCGGCGACGTCCTCATCGACGAGCTGGTCAAGCACGGTGTCTCCGAGGTCAAGACCCGCTCGGTCCTGACCTGTGAGTCCGCCGTCGGCACCTGCGCGATGTGCTACGGCCGCTCCCTGGCCACCGGCAAGCTGGTCGACATCGGTGAGGCGGTCGGCATCATCGCCGCCCAGTCCATCGGTGAGCCCGGTACCCAGCTGACGATGCGTACCTTCCACACCGGTGGTGTGGCCGGTGACGACATCACCCAGGGTCTGCCGCGTGTCGTCGAGCTCTTCGAGGCCCGTACCCCGAAGGGTGTCGCCCCGATCTCCGAGGCCTCCGGCCGCGTGCGGATCGAGGAGACCGAGAAGACCAAGAAGATCGTCATCACGCCGGACGACGGCAGCGACGAGACGGCGTTCCCGATCTCGAAGCGCGCCCGTCTTCTGGTCAGCGAGGGCGAGCACGTCGAGGTGGGCCAGAAGCTCACCGTGGGTGCCACCAACCCGCACGACGTGCTGCGCATCCTGGGTCAGCGTGCCGTCCAGGTCCACCTGGTCGGCGAGGTCCAGAAGGTCTACAACTCGCAGGGTGTGTCGATCCACGACAAGCACATCGAGATCATCATCCGGCAGATGCTGCGCCGTGTGACGATCATCGAGTCCGGCGACGCCGAGCTGCTGCCCGGTGAGCTGGTCGAGCGCTCGAAGTTCGAGACCGAGAACCGTCGTGTGGTCCAGGAGGGCGGTCACCCGGCCTCCGGTCGTCCGCAGCTGATGGGTATCACCAAGGCCTCGCTGGCGACGGAATCCTGGCTGTCGGCCGCCTCCTTCCAGGAGACGACCCGAGTCCTGACGGACGCGGCGATCAACGCCAAGTCCGACAGCCTCATCGGCCTCAAGGAGAACGTCATCATCGGTAAGCTCATCCCGGCCGGTACGGGTCTGTCCCGCTACCGCAACATCCGGGTGGAGCCGACCGAGGAGGCCAAGGCCGCGATGTACTCGGCCGTCGGCTACGACGACATCGACTACTCGCCGTTCGGCACGGGCTCCGGCCAGGCCGTTCCGCTGGAGGACTACGACTACGGTCCGTACAACCAGTAG